The genomic DNA actgagggcccatattttctaacagatagtggggcccacatgccatcgggcatgttcgcttgtatggccagtccgccactgtatataactatcccaaggttagtccacgtttctacataactcgactcttggaagaataacgacgtataacgccctctgcataaagacgcgCGTAAATCCGTTCATTACATGGTGGAAttggcaaataatttgaaattgtcacattcaaCGGTCTCCACAATTtgaaaagataaagaaaaaaatcgtaaagccgttaaagggtccttgtcaatcaaatctaaaataataaataaaaaaagactcggacccattcaacaaatggaaaaattactagtgatttggatcgatgacaagattgaaaagcgaattccgttgcgtctcttaaagctcattatttaaaaattacatttgcgcaaggcattgaagcaatagaaaaaggaaaaacttttcaagaattttggaaaaattataatatccttcatgctataagaaatatagataagggatggaccctttaacggcttaagaagttacttcagcatatatgtacggaatatggaaaaaactcaccaatcgatttgaacccgtttctctttacatatacgaaaaagaaaaaaaaatgtcgaagatattactaacctaatcgtacaatttagtgaacgtctacaatttgacgtagataacgaagacatcaaccaacttcttgaaaatgattcagaagatctaaccaatgcagaatcttgaaactcaaatggttgcagaagagtatattgatgaaaatgaatcaatcacatctgcggaaccgctgaaaaatttcgtattgaaagaaatggctgctgcttttaattgaattaatcaagaaatacaaaagtttgaaatgatggacccaggcagtgaaagattttcaaatgtgaaccgcaggattcaagaaaatctcgcatgctaccaagaaatatataaagaaaaaaacaagATACTGCtcaaacaaaattagacacatttttcaaaaaaactcatacgactgtatgtcaaactgaagatgaagaaatggattgtacttataattataattaacaagtacggatgatgtagatgtttaattttttttaaatttaaatatgaattcatttgaattacaggattaataaaagtaagtaaaatcagtgatttacttacttacttacttataacagcaaacttttttcaaatctgtttaattttttctcgtaatttttatttaaatatattaagatttttttcttttaaaaatggaagaaaaaaagaattcagtaaaatatttacaaaatttgcacttttcgcgactagaacttaccgaaaaagtcgctataaaagcattaggctgcctcacgcctaatttaattatttcacagcctgctaCTAGTAGATcctttagttactcgcgaaaagttaatccagacatttataaaaaatacaattggttaacgggatgtacagaaaaaaacgcgttattttgttatccgtgtcttatgtttggaggcgagtcgccaggcgaagcatcttggacgaaaacaggagttattgacttacataaaacatttaaacgataaaattaaaaacacgagggaagtgtcgaacacttaaaaaatgtgtgtaatctcacgattttgggatcggctaacataaaaacccatttaagcgaagcttatcggcgggaaatagataagcataacgaaaacttttgtcctgttatttatttttatttttatttttattttacatatataccaggaaggccttacaggaaaatcccaatgcgccttcctggccaattacaaatacaaatgcagcattttttattataattcgttgaattgcgagacactgaaaaaactcgcaaattaacgagacatctatgaattgtacataaattcttattgtacatccatcaaatttcaaatagtggtgacatagtaggtaggaaggatttttagccaatttttttttccgggaaccgtttcaacaatgaaatcagagaaaattggcaaactctgataggaaacgatcaacctggagtcacaaatccaggtctgaccaacagcatactctgaaaaattcattttcattcagggatagaacccggcaccttcttgacggtaagcagaagcttaacgtccgagctatgctgctggctaaagagcagacccagagcgcgctgtccattgttcacatgttgtaaatgcattgttaaaggtttgccgaacctttttaacaaagcatttacaataatggaacaatagacggcgcgcttccggtcctacctctagttatgacatgatagaacaattatggtgacatgttttagacatcttttcagtgcagccccgccactaaaaattatcacgagccgccactgaaaatcaccgaaaaaaaaatataaatatattcctcgacttacgacggattcgacttacgaccgaggtctttctttgtggctgcgttttaacgatagtttatagggagtgccactcccttaacctatccatcgaacgtgttgtatgggatcggactctcggtgatgtttgtggtgcgggctggcggctgctcgcttgtggggtgtttgtcgatctggaacactaagcaaaattagtgcatcatctgtgggatactgtcggggttagtgtgttagtgggtggttaacgggtatggaccgtttggaggtggttgagtctggttaattaaattgggtgctattttagcctatacccatcttcagaaTGTCGATGGGTCTTTGATTGGACGTGAGTTTGGTCACACTGAGGGAATTGATCAGGGGATTGTCTAttttgccgagagacttgaagtagttcacggcaagtttgtgtacgtgtttgtcgaGGTAGTCAATGcttaggtcattgtgaattatagtgtttcttgtgtaccagtcgtagttgcccgtggcacgcaagaatttgttttgaattgtctgtagtctgagtatggatctgttggagatggtagtgtgagcccacacggggctcgcgtacgtgatttgtgggcggatgatggatttatatagcaagcacttgtttttaagcgagagctTGCTGTTTGGTTTGCATAGTGGTACAACCGAGGTTCAGaaacgtatctccgtcgtaagtcgaggaatacctgtatttcatttcgtatttaaaaaaaaatatcaagcccttgcgtaatatttgcaacagggcccaaaatttctagctacgccactgtctCCATCGTtagcccccgaatgcactttagGCGGCGGATAATCCCCATAATGTTCCCACCTTACAGTACTGACCATTTTGTTAGTAAAATACGCGGCCTTTTActgggtaattggattattagttacATTGCGATgatcacaaagacaatttttgctatgaaaaccacGAATGCAGAATATtagttattgttagtatgatagacttttcggctgccagatgttccgttataaagattttagtgactttgggggagcgcttttttgaccaatgatcaccgaacccTTGTTCTGACCATTTTGTTAAGAGTTAATTTGAACACCAGAAACGTCTCAgaagtgagtttttttttcggaatcaactgacttgaaaaatccgagcgaacactcttattttgtgggaagttttaaagttgacatatttcgctcgattatatgattgatttattgCCCGGTGGGGTTTTGCCTTGCATCTCGAACCAAATTCTctcgaaaataaatctataattttacgctaaattatttttatgagggtcaaatgaaataaatttagtcaGAGGTTTCAATGttattcgttcggaacatattttatagtttttacatgtggaaaatattactttagaaaaaaaattgtcatcatgttcagtcataaaaatttaactggctttcacgcctcgttaaatttggtttctttattcgaatacaaaaatatacatacacaagagtgaaagagaaatctcagcaacacttgaaaaaaaaacgagatgcaaatatgtcGAACAATGAGAGAGGTAGAGTATTTTGAGTGATTGAACGTGTCAAACCGTACGAGTACGGCCGTACTCTGGCGGGGCCATTTTACTTTCCACGTACCCGTACGGCCGTACTCCTCAAAGGGTTTAAAATACTGgccgaaaactgatttatatacttaccgAAATTAATTAAAGTACTGGCCatgtaatttgtttacctaATTAAATTAAGCTCAAGATGGTGTCAATGCTCACTAATTTTCTACATTACGACCTGCCCGAGGAGTGACAGTTGATGTCAAGAGTGAAGTGTTGGTGTCGGTGGTGTCAGTGGAGTCGCTGAGTGGGGGCGATGGGGACGGTGGCGCAGGCGCTGATCTTGGCTGCGGAGAAAGCAGCCAATATAGCGCGTGCATGTCGTCGAGAGCAACCCTTGCTAGAGCTGCTGGTCCAACGGAAGGGCACGGCTGACTCCAATCCTAGATTCCTCAACGACTTCAAAACCCTCGCAGATGTACTCATACAAGAAACAGTACGACACGACCTAGCCGCGAAGGTTATCATCATTATTATTCATCACTCACTACtaactaaatttaaaatagcACACATTATATTCTATCTACTCACAGTTCTCATTCATAATACGTGTGCATTTTCGCGCCAAAACTATATCGTTTCATCTGtccatatatttgtttatttggaCTTTAATTTTTTGACATCCTCTACTTCATGAATATTTATTGTACAATTATCttttgagttttaaaatatacatattatttgtataatttcaaacgaattaaagttacaaatttATTTCCATCATTGCAGTTTCCAGAATTGACTGACCAAATACACGGAGAAGAAAGCAATAAATTTAGCAATACCCTCGGCGAGACTATAATTGTAGAAGTCAAGGAAACTGAAGCAGAAACAGCCGAACTACTATGCAAAGTTTTAAACGGTGATAAAAATGCCGCCAATCTACTGGCAATGGAAGTTCACAAGACCATCGAAATGGACGACATAAACTCGCAAATAAGCGGCTGCCTCGATTTGGACATACCGGTCAAAGACTTGAGCATATGGATCGACCCAATAGGTACATTAATTACTCAAACAGAGCACAATCCTAAACATCTTCGACTCTAACAATGCcgatgatttatatattttatatatgctgCAGATTCAACAGCCGAATACATCAGCGGCGATAACAATTCCGTCAGCATCGGAAGCATCAGCTTATCAGGCCTACAATGCGTCACAGTCCTCATAGGTGTCTTTGACAGGAAAACCGGAGAGCCTATCATCGGTGTACTCAATCAACCATTTTACGATGGGTATTATATACTTCAAATCAATTcacagcattttatataatacatactaagCATTAACATGTGTACATGACCGTTTCAGATCAAAAGGCAGATGCTTGTGGGGCGTCAGTCATATGGGTAAAAAGATTTTCTTCAACCCGATGAAAGACTCACCGCTGAAACCTGACGACAAATCAACGGCGACAATCTGCATCAGCTCGAGCGAAAGCGTCGCTCTCAAAGAAATCCTCACCGGCGCTGGATATAATCTGGTAGAATCAGCCGGTGCCGGCTACAAGCTGCTGATGGTCATCCTCGGCTACGCAGACGCGTACATCTTGTCCAAGCCAACGACCTTCAAGTGGGACACGTGCGGACCTCACGCTATTCTCAACGCTCTCGACGGCGGTATCATGGACTACGCCAAGGCTTTGAGCACTTCTGTCGAGTATGACAACTGTGAAATTATGTACGCGTCCGTCGAGGGCAAGAACGAAACGTCTTCCGTCTCCGAGTGGTGCAACCAGGGCGGCATCATAGCGTACAGAAACGCCGAAGTCGTTTCGAAAATTCTAGACATACTCGTCGATGTCGgcaatgaataaattaatcatatttagGAGTAATAGGAGTAAATGTGATCGTGATGAAAAAAACAGAAGAGAGCTAGTCATCGTAAATTTTCGAATAGTTGTTTCTTTTATACCTGAATCTcagattactattttttttatgactaTTATGTTGTTTATCGCATATATTTTGAGACAACATTTCCCTacctcaaatatatacatatatacatcggtGATCAAGCTTTTAAGAGTCGAAAAACCTGCATAATTCAGAGCCACAAACAATATAATATcgaaatttattcattattcgCTTTTCAAATGATCtgattttataaatatcaatagatttttaatatagaaacatattttaaattacacagTACAAAATACTAATAGCAAAATTGCTCAATTCCAAACGTAGTCATGACCAGTAGCGTAGCGAGAGTAAAGGcgaaaaaacattgaaattaacAGAACGGCATGTCTTCctagttcattgttaattcgtacgatcttattatttcgacaagtttctcttatatttcttcaaatatgggattagccgttatcaatcactgtcaagcttatatcaatacatggacaaaatatcaccgaaaacactctagggggtgatttttgggactgcgtGCCTCAGGGATGGCTAAGCATGCTTGGGTTTTTTTTGCATGCTAAAGAGAATctgaaaaaaaacacgtaccgcgTGCCTCTCTGTATGATTTCGCCCCAAATCGCGCCCGgggcaagttttttttttttgttcctccaaatacatacatatctatatatatatatatataaatcaattttttgtcgttctgtctgtcacgtatgcgttcctataccattcaacagattgcgatgaaacttacatgagttattgtgtatgcccgcgatggtttctgtaaaaaaaaatcgtccaaaaacgggaacaggaaaacaagaatgagtggcattgaaACGCAATAATTTGAAATGTGTTCGCGTCACCATCTGCGTTGTTggtataaaacaaacaaacaattgaatcatttcaaattaccgcctgcgtttttctgacaaattatcattactgtaatttaatttc from Arctopsyche grandis isolate Sample6627 chromosome 1, ASM5162203v2, whole genome shotgun sequence includes the following:
- the Ipp gene encoding inositol polyphosphate 1-phosphatase; translated protein: MGTVAQALILAAEKAANIARACRREQPLLELLVQRKGTADSNPRFLNDFKTLADVLIQETVRHDLAAKFPELTDQIHGEESNKFSNTLGETIIVEVKETEAETAELLCKVLNGDKNAANLLAMEVHKTIEMDDINSQISGCLDLDIPVKDLSIWIDPIDSTAEYISGDNNSVSIGSISLSGLQCVTVLIGVFDRKTGEPIIGVLNQPFYDGSKGRCLWGVSHMGKKIFFNPMKDSPLKPDDKSTATICISSSESVALKEILTGAGYNLVESAGAGYKLLMVILGYADAYILSKPTTFKWDTCGPHAILNALDGGIMDYAKALSTSVEYDNCEIMYASVEGKNETSSVSEWCNQGGIIAYRNAEVVSKILDILVDVGNE